In Venenivibrio stagnispumantis, one DNA window encodes the following:
- a CDS encoding type IV pilus twitching motility protein PilT yields the protein MEEFKMPAIDEIAREALNKKASDIHLTAGLPPVIRVDGKLVPLTQYPPFTPRDVQQFIYSFMNEKQRRTFEEKKELDFSFGIKGIGRFRVNVFYQRGTVAAALRRIPYEIKPMEELGLIPKVKDLCHLSMGLVLVTGPTGSGKTTTLASMIDYINTNFPHHIITIEDPIEYIYQHKKSVVAQREVGTDTDSFANALKYALREDPDVILVGEMRDLETIRAALTAAETGHLVFGTLHTNTAVQTINRIINVFPMEEQDQIRTELSFVLQGVISQRLLPKIGGGRILIHEVLIPNTAIRSLIRENKIHQIYGLMQTGQAETGMQTMNQSLYKAIQQGLITLEDALRISPDVAELKRMLKIT from the coding sequence ATGGAAGAGTTTAAAATGCCAGCTATAGATGAAATAGCAAGGGAAGCATTAAACAAAAAAGCATCTGATATTCATTTAACAGCAGGATTACCACCTGTAATAAGGGTTGATGGTAAATTAGTACCACTTACTCAATATCCACCCTTTACTCCAAGAGATGTGCAACAATTTATTTATTCATTTATGAATGAAAAACAAAGGAGAACTTTTGAAGAGAAGAAGGAACTTGATTTTTCTTTTGGTATTAAAGGTATAGGAAGATTTAGGGTTAATGTATTTTATCAAAGAGGAACTGTAGCAGCAGCACTCAGAAGAATTCCTTATGAAATTAAACCAATGGAAGAACTTGGATTGATACCGAAAGTAAAGGATTTGTGTCATCTCAGTATGGGTTTAGTTCTTGTAACAGGTCCAACAGGTTCCGGTAAAACTACTACCTTGGCATCTATGATTGATTATATAAATACAAATTTTCCTCACCATATTATAACCATAGAAGACCCTATTGAATATATTTATCAACATAAGAAATCTGTTGTAGCCCAAAGAGAGGTAGGAACAGATACAGATTCTTTTGCAAATGCATTAAAATATGCTTTAAGGGAAGATCCGGATGTTATACTTGTTGGTGAGATGAGGGATTTGGAAACAATAAGAGCTGCTTTAACTGCAGCAGAAACAGGACACCTTGTTTTTGGAACATTACATACAAATACTGCAGTCCAAACAATAAACAGAATAATAAATGTTTTTCCTATGGAAGAGCAAGACCAAATAAGAACAGAACTTAGTTTTGTATTGCAAGGAGTGATTTCACAGAGATTATTACCTAAAATAGGAGGTGGAAGAATTTTAATCCATGAAGTATTAATTCCAAATACGGCTATTAGAAGTTTAATAAGAGAAAATAAGATACATCAAATTTATGGGCTTATGCAGACAGGACAGGCAGAAACCGGTATGCAAACAATGAATCAATCATTATACAAAGCTATCCAACAAGGATTGATAACATTAGAAGATGCATTAAGAATTTCACCTGATGTAGCCGAATTAAAAAGAATGCTTAAAATAACATAA
- a CDS encoding type II secretion system F family protein, with protein sequence MRFRYEARDIYGIKKQGIIEADSIIVAEEQLATSGLQDIKIFAEKEKEKVKEKKEISLPIFKGKVKETDLAIFTRQLGAMINAGIGIAQALEILSEQLPNKTLSETLKKVTDDVLAGTSLAKAMEKHKKVFPEFLINLVAAAEESGKLDIVLQRATTYYEKIAAIKRKIKSASWYPTAVVVIATIIVTGLLTFVVPTFAQIYESFGGELPAPTQILINISNALKNSILYIIGFIILFFLLNSYFYKTEQGKRFYHRLFLKLPLLGKIFHKGALAKFARTLATLITGGVPITRAIEISAKVTGNVIIEESLQKTKTDIEEGKEISKSLDKKLFPLMFIAMVSVGESTGRIDEMLDTIASFYEDEIDREVDALISLIEPLLMVVIGGIVGLILIALYLPIFKMGELIK encoded by the coding sequence ATGAGATTTAGATATGAAGCAAGGGATATATACGGTATAAAAAAACAAGGAATAATTGAGGCAGATTCAATAATAGTAGCAGAAGAACAATTAGCAACTTCCGGTTTACAAGATATAAAAATATTTGCGGAAAAAGAAAAGGAAAAAGTAAAAGAGAAAAAAGAGATATCATTACCTATTTTTAAAGGAAAAGTAAAGGAAACAGATTTGGCTATCTTTACAAGACAACTTGGTGCAATGATAAATGCAGGTATAGGTATAGCACAGGCATTAGAAATATTATCGGAGCAACTTCCTAACAAAACATTATCAGAAACATTAAAAAAAGTAACAGATGATGTACTTGCAGGAACATCTTTAGCAAAAGCAATGGAAAAACATAAAAAGGTATTTCCGGAATTTCTTATAAATCTTGTTGCAGCAGCGGAAGAATCAGGGAAATTAGATATAGTATTACAAAGAGCTACAACTTATTATGAAAAAATAGCTGCAATTAAAAGAAAAATAAAAAGTGCTTCTTGGTATCCTACAGCTGTTGTTGTTATTGCTACTATTATTGTTACCGGATTATTAACATTTGTTGTACCTACATTTGCACAAATCTATGAAAGTTTTGGTGGAGAGCTTCCTGCACCAACCCAGATTTTAATAAATATCAGTAATGCTTTAAAAAATAGTATTTTATATATTATTGGTTTTATAATATTATTTTTCTTGCTAAACTCATATTTTTATAAAACAGAGCAAGGAAAAAGATTTTATCATAGGTTGTTCTTAAAACTACCTTTACTTGGTAAAATTTTTCATAAAGGAGCATTGGCAAAATTTGCAAGAACATTAGCAACTTTAATAACTGGTGGAGTGCCGATAACAAGGGCAATAGAAATCTCTGCAAAAGTTACCGGAAATGTAATAATAGAAGAATCACTTCAAAAAACAAAAACTGATATTGAAGAGGGTAAAGAAATATCAAAATCCCTTGATAAAAAATTATTTCCGCTTATGTTTATTGCTATGGTTAGTGTAGGTGAAAGCACAGGTAGAATAGATGAAATGCTTGATACAATAGCTTCTTTTTATGAAGATGAGATAGATAGAGAAGTAGATGCACTAATATCTTTAATAGAGCCACTTTTAATGGTTGTTATAGGTGGTATAGTAGGATTAATCTTAATAGCTTTATATTTACCAATCTTTAAAATGGGAGAGCTTATTAAGTAA
- the mnmA gene encoding tRNA 2-thiouridine(34) synthase MnmA produces the protein MKIAVAMSGGVDSSVTALLLKEKGYDVVGITLKLSSVDSCNIDIQVCCSDKDILDAKNVANYLGIPHYVFIWEDFFNKKVIKPFIEDYKNALTPNPCCVCNREVKTGGLAKFIKNLGFNYLATGHYAKIEENPKYGKIIKRGKDTQKDQSYFLALLEKEILDYIMFPIGDFTKEEIREIAKKYKLPVSQKSDSFEICFTAGKTPAEYMYENQLSEFEEGEIVHISGKVLGKHNGIINYTIGQRRGLGVAWKKPLYVIEKDKINNRVIVGEIDYLLTDRVSAKSLNLFVEPDKWEKISVQGRYKQKPVPVKDFEYKDGILTVFFEEKQPKFAKGQILAVYDNDILLAGGVII, from the coding sequence ATGAAAATAGCTGTGGCAATGAGTGGAGGAGTGGACAGTAGTGTTACTGCCCTTCTCCTTAAAGAAAAAGGATATGATGTTGTAGGAATAACATTAAAACTTTCTTCTGTTGATAGCTGTAATATAGATATACAGGTATGTTGTAGTGATAAAGATATTTTAGATGCAAAAAATGTAGCAAATTATCTTGGTATTCCCCATTATGTTTTTATCTGGGAAGATTTTTTCAATAAAAAAGTTATAAAACCTTTTATAGAAGATTATAAAAATGCATTAACTCCAAATCCTTGCTGTGTATGCAATAGGGAAGTAAAAACCGGTGGATTAGCTAAATTTATAAAAAATCTCGGTTTTAATTATCTTGCAACCGGTCATTATGCAAAAATAGAAGAAAATCCAAAATATGGAAAAATTATAAAAAGAGGAAAAGATACACAAAAAGACCAATCTTATTTTTTAGCTCTGCTGGAAAAAGAGATTTTAGATTATATTATGTTTCCAATAGGAGATTTTACAAAAGAAGAGATAAGGGAGATTGCAAAAAAATATAAACTTCCTGTTTCTCAAAAAAGTGATAGTTTTGAAATATGTTTTACAGCAGGAAAAACTCCGGCAGAATATATGTACGAAAATCAGCTTTCAGAATTTGAGGAAGGAGAGATAGTTCATATCTCCGGAAAAGTTCTTGGAAAGCATAATGGCATTATAAACTATACCATAGGACAAAGAAGAGGTCTTGGAGTAGCATGGAAAAAGCCTTTATATGTTATAGAAAAAGATAAAATAAACAACAGGGTTATTGTAGGAGAGATAGATTATTTATTAACAGATAGAGTTTCTGCAAAAAGTCTTAATCTCTTTGTAGAGCCGGATAAGTGGGAAAAAATATCTGTTCAGGGAAGATATAAACAAAAACCGGTTCCTGTAAAAGATTTTGAATATAAAGATGGTATATTAACCGTATTTTTTGAAGAAAAACAGCCAAAATTCGCAAAAGGTCAAATACTTGCAGTTTATGATAATGATATATTACTTGCCGGTGGAGTAATTATTTAA
- a CDS encoding CCA tRNA nucleotidyltransferase encodes MLSFQGFLQKIFNKEKLPEFKIRYIHGLLFYNSYFDSVYKALGKDTICFIVGGWVRDRLINRKITNKVDIDFIVTTDPFDIVKKLKSLIGGDIFQFEKEKKVATILFSEGDIKYRFDFSYLEIPDIKDFEEREKIIVEKLYEDLLSRDFTINAMAVNFDDTVSLGVSQTLLFDPSNGYEDLNKELIKPVSIENIKKDPVRILRAYRLAQELNFNIDKDFEKWIEKNASILQNSPQERIREEILKIFENDGTAETLKKLIENKIIKSSLKDKNIFEDMKELENLLKNCEN; translated from the coding sequence ATGCTTAGCTTCCAAGGATTTCTACAAAAAATTTTTAATAAGGAAAAGTTACCGGAATTTAAAATAAGATATATTCACGGGCTTTTATTTTATAATAGCTATTTTGATAGTGTATATAAAGCCCTTGGAAAAGATACTATCTGTTTTATTGTTGGTGGCTGGGTAAGGGATAGATTAATAAATAGAAAAATTACAAATAAAGTAGATATAGATTTTATAGTTACCACAGACCCTTTTGATATAGTAAAAAAGCTTAAAAGTTTAATCGGTGGAGATATTTTTCAATTTGAAAAAGAAAAAAAGGTGGCAACAATATTATTCAGTGAAGGAGATATAAAATATAGATTTGATTTTTCTTATCTTGAAATTCCGGATATAAAAGATTTTGAAGAAAGGGAAAAGATAATCGTAGAAAAATTATATGAAGATTTATTATCAAGAGATTTTACAATAAATGCTATGGCAGTTAATTTTGATGATACTGTATCTCTTGGTGTATCCCAAACATTATTATTTGACCCTTCAAATGGCTATGAAGATTTAAATAAAGAGTTAATAAAACCTGTTTCTATTGAAAATATAAAAAAAGACCCTGTTAGAATATTAAGAGCTTACAGATTAGCTCAGGAACTTAATTTTAATATTGATAAAGATTTTGAAAAATGGATTGAAAAAAATGCTTCTATCCTTCAAAACTCACCTCAAGAAAGGATAAGAGAAGAGATATTAAAAATTTTTGAAAATGATGGCACAGCAGAAACCCTTAAAAAACTGATTGAAAATAAAATAATAAAAAGTAGTTTAAAAGATAAAAATATTTTTGAAGATATGAAAGAATTAGAAAATCTACTCAAAAATTGTGAAAATTAA
- the murC gene encoding UDP-N-acetylmuramate--L-alanine ligase — protein MFRGKVKKIHFIGIGGSGMNGIAQVLLNQGFIISGSDLKETETVLKLKEMGAKIFIGHNPENVVDTDLVVYSSAVTPDNPELQKAKELGIPTIPRGEMLAELMRFKYGIAIAGSHGKTTTTSMVGTILGKTGFDPTVVIGGKLEAYGSNAKLGRGEFIVTESDESDGSFLRLTPTIVSINNIDLEHIGFYKDLEDIKNAFIQFANKVPFYGAVAVNIDDENVRSILPRIEKKVIKFGLSDEAQIKAENIELIDGRYKFHIKGYGDIHLSIPGKHNIYNALAAISISLELGVPFCVIKEALENFKNANRRFDIKYKDENIIVVDDYAHHPTEIKATLSAAKDMYPDKRIIAVFQPHRYSRVASLFEEFAKSFDIPDVLILTDIYSAGEKPIEGITGEALAEKIKERKKEVIFVKDIKEAENLIKNIMKNGDLIITLGAGNITTISDNLSKFLRERC, from the coding sequence TTGTTTAGAGGAAAAGTAAAAAAGATACATTTTATTGGTATTGGTGGCTCAGGAATGAATGGTATAGCACAGGTTTTATTAAATCAAGGGTTTATAATATCCGGTTCTGATTTAAAAGAAACCGAAACTGTGTTAAAACTAAAAGAAATGGGAGCAAAAATATTTATAGGACATAATCCTGAAAATGTTGTAGATACAGACCTTGTTGTTTATTCTTCTGCCGTAACACCGGATAATCCGGAACTTCAAAAAGCAAAAGAGCTTGGTATTCCTACTATTCCAAGAGGAGAGATGCTTGCTGAACTTATGAGATTTAAGTATGGTATAGCAATAGCCGGAAGCCACGGAAAGACAACAACAACATCAATGGTAGGAACAATCCTTGGTAAAACCGGATTTGACCCTACAGTCGTCATAGGAGGAAAACTTGAAGCTTATGGCAGTAATGCAAAGCTTGGTAGAGGAGAGTTTATAGTGACAGAATCAGATGAAAGTGATGGCTCTTTTTTAAGATTAACACCTACCATAGTATCAATAAACAATATAGATTTAGAACATATCGGATTTTATAAAGATTTAGAAGATATAAAAAATGCTTTTATTCAGTTTGCTAATAAAGTGCCTTTTTACGGAGCAGTAGCTGTCAATATTGATGATGAAAATGTAAGGTCAATTTTACCAAGAATTGAAAAAAAAGTTATAAAATTTGGACTTTCAGATGAAGCTCAAATTAAAGCAGAAAATATAGAGCTTATAGATGGAAGATATAAATTTCATATAAAAGGATACGGAGATATTCATTTATCAATACCGGGAAAACATAATATTTACAATGCTCTTGCTGCCATATCAATATCCCTTGAACTTGGTGTTCCGTTTTGTGTAATAAAAGAAGCCCTTGAGAACTTCAAAAATGCAAACAGAAGATTTGATATTAAATATAAAGATGAAAATATTATTGTTGTTGATGATTATGCTCACCATCCTACGGAAATAAAAGCCACTTTATCTGCTGCCAAAGATATGTATCCTGATAAAAGAATTATTGCAGTTTTTCAGCCACATAGATATAGTAGAGTAGCCTCATTATTTGAAGAATTTGCTAAATCTTTTGATATTCCTGATGTTCTTATCCTTACTGATATATATTCAGCCGGAGAAAAACCAATAGAAGGAATTACCGGAGAAGCTCTTGCAGAAAAGATAAAAGAGAGAAAAAAAGAAGTTATATTTGTAAAAGATATAAAAGAAGCAGAAAATCTTATAAAAAATATAATGAAAAATGGAGATTTAATAATAACACTTGGAGCCGGTAATATCACAACAATATCTGATAATCTATCTAAATTTTTGAGAGAGAGATGTTAA
- a CDS encoding nicotinate phosphoribosyltransferase, with amino-acid sequence MLNFGFVNQKNFSLLTDLYELTMAQIYFDKGINDVAVFEFFVRDTENRNYFLNAGLEQVLYYISNIRFEKEEIEYLRTTGKFSDEFLKYLKDFKFTGNLYAMEEGEIFFPYEPVVVVEAPLIQAQILETFIINTMQISILIATKALRCYSVAKDKLLVEFGLRRAHGTDAGMKAARNSFIGGFAGTSNVLAGKEFNIPIFGTMAHSFIMAHNSEKEAFLNFAFKYKENTIFLVDTYDTIQGVKNAVEVAKYLNLKTFKGIRLDSGDIITLSKEARKILDENGYKDATIFVSGSMNEYKIKEFLDNNAPIDGFGVGTELVVSSDLPYLDCAYKLVEYAKKPKIKLSPQKITLPAKKQVYRIIKEGIIQKDIITLFDEKLEEANPLLKPFIINGELVEKNYPSLNQIKEKSLNNFKTLPEELKDIYKKYEFLPEISKSLKDIMEKLKKEVS; translated from the coding sequence ATGTTAAATTTTGGATTTGTAAATCAGAAAAATTTCTCTTTGCTTACAGATTTATATGAATTGACAATGGCACAAATTTATTTTGATAAAGGTATAAATGATGTAGCAGTTTTTGAGTTTTTCGTTAGAGATACTGAAAACAGAAATTATTTTTTAAATGCTGGTTTAGAGCAAGTTTTATATTATATATCCAATATAAGATTTGAAAAAGAAGAAATAGAATATCTAAGAACTACCGGTAAATTTTCCGATGAATTCCTAAAATATCTGAAAGATTTTAAATTTACAGGAAATCTTTATGCAATGGAAGAAGGAGAAATCTTTTTCCCTTATGAACCGGTTGTGGTTGTAGAAGCACCATTAATTCAGGCACAGATTTTAGAAACATTTATAATAAACACAATGCAGATATCTATTCTTATAGCTACAAAAGCTTTAAGATGTTATTCTGTTGCAAAAGATAAATTATTAGTAGAGTTTGGTCTCAGAAGAGCTCACGGAACAGATGCAGGAATGAAAGCCGCAAGAAATAGTTTTATCGGTGGCTTTGCAGGAACATCCAATGTTTTAGCCGGTAAAGAATTTAACATTCCAATCTTTGGAACAATGGCTCACTCCTTCATAATGGCTCACAATAGCGAAAAAGAAGCATTTTTAAACTTTGCTTTCAAATATAAAGAGAATACAATATTTTTAGTAGATACATACGATACAATTCAAGGTGTAAAAAATGCAGTTGAAGTAGCAAAATATCTAAATCTGAAAACCTTTAAAGGTATCAGGTTGGATAGTGGAGATATTATAACCCTCTCAAAAGAAGCAAGAAAAATACTTGATGAAAATGGTTATAAAGATGCTACAATTTTTGTCAGTGGCAGTATGAATGAATATAAAATAAAAGAATTTTTAGATAATAATGCACCGATAGATGGTTTTGGAGTTGGAACGGAGCTTGTTGTTTCTTCCGATTTACCATATCTTGATTGTGCTTATAAACTTGTAGAGTATGCAAAAAAACCAAAAATAAAATTAAGTCCCCAAAAAATAACACTACCGGCAAAAAAACAAGTATATAGGATAATAAAAGAGGGCATTATTCAAAAAGATATAATAACTTTATTTGATGAAAAATTAGAAGAAGCCAATCCTCTTTTAAAACCGTTTATCATAAATGGAGAATTGGTAGAAAAAAATTATCCATCTTTAAATCAAATAAAAGAAAAATCTTTAAACAATTTTAAAACTTTACCGGAAGAACTAAAAGATATATATAAAAAATATGAATTTTTACCGGAAATATCAAAATCTTTAAAGGATATAATGGAAAAATTAAAAAAAGAGGTTAGCTAG
- a CDS encoding MqnA/MqnD/SBP family protein — translation MKVGWINFLNTLPFDFEKVGIKPDIDIQIIKDYPAVLNKLLKEGKIDIGIISSAEYIENYKDYLILPDLSISSYKDVKSVSILSNTALEDIKELYLTKASKSSVLLTKIIFKEFLKKDVIYHSLENWENLEEKSVLFIGDAAILFKDKFKYVYDLSYLWYKYTKMPFTFALWCVRKDFYKNHLKEVLLFHKLLIQTKERFFNDIDKYLDNINFDKDFAKEYLLNLDYNLEKKHIESLKKFSEYLLKNEFIKEIPEFRFTDKLIITNDGTTTIYNSNYEEAYHSIKAGAYTESLYKFIIPCNIENLAKEGSIKILDVGFGLGYNVATAITFAKQINKDVKIEFISIEKDENILEKIKILDIPENLKYAYSLINSLKEGEILLNNKIFKTLEIDKDNIKITVIIGEGREIIKELAENGEKFDAVFYDPFSPKVNTEMWSVDLFRLIRKIMKETAIFATYSASLAVRKGLLEAGFKISIVPPVGRKSSSTIATISADIPPMPEKEEKRLKNSPFAISYKDENLSLSSKEIQERYEEEVKSFSTF, via the coding sequence ATGAAAGTAGGCTGGATAAATTTTTTAAATACTCTTCCTTTTGATTTTGAAAAAGTAGGAATAAAACCGGATATAGATATTCAGATAATAAAGGATTATCCTGCTGTTTTAAATAAACTTTTAAAAGAAGGAAAAATAGATATAGGGATTATCTCTTCTGCTGAATATATAGAAAATTATAAGGATTATCTGATTTTACCGGATTTATCAATATCTTCATACAAAGATGTAAAATCTGTATCAATATTATCAAATACTGCATTGGAAGATATAAAAGAACTTTATCTAACAAAAGCATCTAAAAGTTCTGTCTTACTTACAAAAATAATTTTTAAAGAGTTTTTAAAAAAGGATGTTATTTATCACTCCCTTGAAAACTGGGAAAATCTTGAAGAAAAATCAGTTTTATTCATAGGTGATGCAGCAATTCTTTTTAAAGATAAATTTAAATATGTATATGATTTATCTTATCTTTGGTATAAATATACAAAAATGCCTTTTACATTTGCTTTATGGTGTGTAAGAAAAGATTTTTATAAAAATCATCTAAAAGAAGTTTTATTATTTCATAAATTATTAATCCAAACAAAAGAAAGATTTTTTAATGATATAGATAAATATTTAGATAATATAAATTTTGATAAAGATTTTGCAAAAGAGTATCTTTTAAATCTTGATTATAATCTTGAAAAAAAACATATAGAAAGTTTGAAGAAATTTTCGGAATATTTACTTAAAAATGAGTTTATAAAAGAAATACCGGAATTTAGATTTACAGATAAATTAATTATTACAAATGATGGAACAACTACAATATATAATAGCAATTATGAAGAAGCATATCACAGTATAAAAGCCGGAGCATATACAGAAAGTTTATATAAATTTATTATCCCCTGTAATATAGAAAATCTTGCAAAAGAAGGAAGTATAAAAATATTAGATGTTGGTTTTGGGCTTGGTTATAATGTTGCTACTGCTATAACATTTGCAAAACAGATAAATAAAGATGTAAAGATTGAGTTTATATCCATTGAAAAAGATGAAAATATACTTGAAAAAATAAAGATATTAGATATTCCGGAAAATTTAAAATATGCTTATTCTTTGATAAATTCTTTAAAAGAAGGTGAGATTTTATTAAATAATAAGATTTTTAAAACTTTGGAAATAGATAAAGATAATATAAAGATAACGGTTATAATAGGTGAAGGTAGGGAGATTATAAAAGAACTTGCTGAGAATGGAGAAAAATTTGATGCAGTTTTTTATGACCCTTTCTCTCCAAAGGTAAATACGGAAATGTGGAGCGTGGATTTATTTAGGTTGATCCGGAAAATTATGAAAGAGACGGCAATATTTGCAACTTATTCTGCTTCTTTGGCTGTCCGAAAAGGATTATTAGAAGCCGGATTTAAAATATCAATTGTGCCACCGGTAGGCAGAAAAAGCTCTTCTACAATAGCCACAATCTCTGCTGATATTCCACCAATGCCGGAGAAAGAAGAAAAAAGATTAAAAAATTCTCCATTTGCCATATCTTACAAAGATGAAAACCTTTCTCTTTCTTCAAAAGAAATCCAAGAAAGATATGAGGAAGAAGTTAAATCTTTTTCCACTTTTTAA
- a CDS encoding sulfite exporter TauE/SafE family protein, whose product MEIYLPLANVYINPFVLIILGVVVGILSGMLGIGGGIILNPALIKLGIPPIVTVGTSISQMIGATVSGFFTHWKLKNIDLKMGIFIVIFGVVGGTLGTIITHILEKAGHFREAVLTIYTIYLFILGGLMLIDALKKKKENEEGKLKKIADKLPFKIKFQIGDVSLLVPVFVGISSGFLASMLGIGGGNITTPALMYFANYQPQKAVALSIFQMMFVTIFLTYFHSTINHNVDIILSFILLLGSSFGAVFGAYIGQKLGRDKLKGFLAMLMIAVGFTTFYELVFGKEKAKAIITISENIITKFALENPSLYAILVIVISLIAGIIISAFAHRLRTFILITMEKKERNK is encoded by the coding sequence TTGGAAATATATTTACCGCTTGCTAATGTATATATTAATCCTTTTGTGCTTATAATACTTGGAGTTGTTGTTGGGATATTATCCGGAATGCTTGGTATAGGTGGCGGTATAATACTCAACCCTGCATTGATAAAACTTGGGATACCACCTATTGTAACAGTTGGCACATCTATATCCCAAATGATAGGTGCTACTGTATCAGGATTTTTTACCCATTGGAAATTAAAAAATATAGATTTAAAAATGGGTATTTTTATAGTGATTTTTGGAGTAGTAGGTGGAACATTAGGAACAATAATAACCCATATTTTAGAAAAAGCAGGACATTTTAGGGAAGCAGTTTTAACTATATATACTATATATCTATTTATTCTTGGCGGTTTAATGCTGATAGATGCTTTAAAAAAGAAAAAAGAGAATGAAGAAGGAAAATTAAAAAAAATTGCTGATAAATTGCCATTTAAAATAAAATTTCAAATCGGAGATGTGTCATTATTAGTTCCGGTTTTTGTTGGTATATCTTCCGGATTTTTAGCTTCTATGCTTGGTATTGGTGGTGGAAATATTACAACTCCGGCACTTATGTATTTTGCAAATTATCAACCACAAAAAGCAGTAGCTTTAAGTATCTTTCAGATGATGTTTGTTACTATCTTTTTAACATATTTTCATTCAACGATAAATCATAATGTAGATATAATACTTTCTTTTATTTTGCTCCTTGGCTCTTCTTTTGGAGCAGTATTTGGAGCTTATATAGGTCAAAAGCTCGGAAGAGATAAATTAAAAGGCTTTTTGGCTATGCTTATGATAGCAGTAGGATTTACAACATTTTATGAGCTTGTTTTCGGTAAAGAAAAAGCAAAAGCTATAATTACAATTTCAGAGAATATAATTACAAAATTTGCCCTTGAAAATCCATCATTATATGCAATATTAGTAATAGTAATAAGTTTAATAGCCGGAATAATAATTAGTGCATTTGCCCATAGACTTAGAACATTTATACTTATTACTATGGAGAAAAAAGAGAGAAATAAATGA